One Phaseolus vulgaris cultivar G19833 chromosome 4, P. vulgaris v2.0, whole genome shotgun sequence DNA window includes the following coding sequences:
- the LOC137837339 gene encoding uncharacterized oxidoreductase At4g09670-like — translation MAETTKIRFGFIGCAQIARKVSRAVALAPNAVLHAVGSRSLDKARAFAAANGFPAGAKVYGSYEAVLDDPEVDVVYLPLPTSLHVRWAVLAASKKKHVLLEKPVALNVAEFDEIIAACESNGVQLMDGTMWMHHPRTSKMKEFLSDVNRFGQLRSIHSNFTFTAGADFLENDIRVKPDLDALGALGDAGWYCLRAILWAANYELPKTVIASRNPEHNQVGVLLSCGATLCWEDGKVATFYCSFFSNLTMDISAFGTKGTLHVHDFVIPYEEKEASFYAATESGFDEGVTKWVPQPNKNIIKTDIPQEALMVNEFARLVADIKFNNAKPDKKWPTISRKTQLVMDAVKASIDRGFELVRIQE, via the exons ATGGCGGAAACCACCAAAATCCGTTTCGGCTTCATCGGCTGCGCCCAAATTGCGCGCAAGGTCTCCCGCGCCGTCGCGCTCGCGCCTAATGCCGTCCTGCACGCCGTCGGGAGCCGCTCCCTCGACAAGGCCCGCGCCTTCGCCGCCGCTAACGGATTTCCTGCCGGCGCCAAGGTGTACGGCTCCTATGAGGCCGTCCTCGACGACCCCGAGGTCGACGTAGTCTACCTGCCACTCCCCACCAGCCTGCACGTGCGCTGGGCCGTGCTCGCCGCCAGCAAGAAGAAGCACGTGCTGCTTGAGAAGCCAGTTGCTCTTAATGTTGCCGAATTTGATGAGATAATTGCGGCGTGCGAATCCAATGGGGTGCAGCTCATGGACGGTACCATGTGGATGCACCACCCCCGCACCTCGAAGATGAAGGAGTTTCTCTCCGATGTAAACCGTTTTGGCCAGCTCAGATCG ATTCACTCTAATTTTACATTTACTGCTGGTGCCGATTTCCTTGAGAACGACATTCGTGTGAAGCCAGATCTTGATGCTCTTGGTGCTCTTGGCGATGCAGGTTGGTACTGTCTTAGGGCAATACTGTGGGCTGCCAATTATGAACTACCAAAAACTGTAATCGCCTCACGCAATCCTGAGCATAATCAAGTTGGGGTGCTATTGTCTTGTGGGGCTACATTGTGCTGGGAAGATGGAAAAGTAGCAACCTTCTATTGCTCCTTCTTTTCCAACCTAACAATGGATATAAGTGCTTTTGGGACAAAAGGAACACTACATGTACATGACTTCGTTATCCCTTATGAAGAGAAGGAAGCATCATTTTATGCAGCTACAGAATCAGGTTTCGATGAAGGTGTTACAAAGTGGGTTCCACAGCCAAACAAGAACATAATAAAAACTGACATACCTCAGGAGGCTCTTATGGTAAATGAGTTTGCCCGTTTGGTGGCAGATATCAAATTCAACAATGCAAAACCCGATAAGAAGTGGCCAACAATTAGTAGGAAAACTCAACTGGTAATGGATGCTGTGAAGGCTTCAATTGATAGGGGTTTTGAGCTTGTTCGGATTCAGGAGTGA
- the LOC137838322 gene encoding uncharacterized protein has translation MEEDHTGVSRAENARERRPEPVENVVERQIGGKTFKLSQSLDREEQDQVAEVISRHLDTFAWTASDMPGIDPDFLCHHLTMEPKVRPVRQRRRKFNEERHLVVQEETKKLLSAGHIREIQYPEWLANVVLVKKANGKWRMCVDFTEINKACLKDSYPLPSIDALVDSASGCKMFSFLDAFSGYNQIKMHPRDECKTAFMTETCCYCYKVMLFGLKNAGATYQRLMDKVLAPMLGRNVQAYVDDMVVTSQERGRHIADLEELFATIAKYRLKLNPEKCVFGVEVERRAPPIVFRGNRVGDQFGASSEAGPDVEADILCKKGPARARSEVSDFGEGSSGRGVLDQEALSLLPKLHGGGNDGPSYSESVAKARRGKKDGSLGDGSCLSLTSGSSNQQGSGVGVVLEGPNGLLIEQALRFAFKASNNQAEYEAVIAGMLLAKEMDARSLLAKSDSQLVMGLVTVEYQAKDPQMAAYLSYVQVLKGAFVAFELVHVPREQNASADLLAKLASSGKEEGRGRSYKRSSKCHERLWQITG, from the exons ATGGAGGAGGACCACACAGGTGTGTCTCGTGCAGAGAATGCTCGGGAGAGGCGACCCGAGCCGGTCGAGAATGTGGTGGAGAGGCAAATTGGTGGTAAGACGTTTAAGCTGAGCCAATCGTTGGATCGAGAGGAGCAGGACCAGGTGGCGGAAGTGATCTCACGTCACCTGGACACCTTCGCGTGgaccgcctcggatatgccaggcatcgacccggACTTTCTGTGCCATCATCTCACCATGGAGCCCAAGGTCCGACCCGTgcgccaaagaagaagaaagttcaatgaggagaggcaCCTGGTCGTGCAGGAGGAGACAAAAAAGCTGTTgagcgctggccacatcagagagatccaataccctgagtggctggccaacgtggTTTTAGTaaaaaaggcgaatgggaagtggaggatgtgtgtggacttcactgaAATAAACAAGGCGTGCCTAAAGGACTCGTACCCGTTGCcaagcatcgacgcgttggtggacagCGCCTCGGGCTGCAAAATGTTTAGCTTCCTGGACGCGTTCTctgggtacaaccagattaagatgcacccTCGCGACGAGTGTAAAACGGCGTTCATGACCGAGACGTGTtgttactgctacaaggtgatgttgtttgggttgaagaacgcaggcgccacctatcaaaggttgatggataaggtccttgcacccatgttgggtaggaacgtgcaggcctacgtgGACGATATGGTGGTGACCTCCCAGGAGAGGGGACGACACATAGCTGATTTGGAGGAGCTGTTTGCCACTATAGCCAAATACCGCCTGAAGTTAAACCCtgaaaaatgtgtgtttggggTTGAGGtgg AAAGGCGTGCCCCTCCAATTGTATTTCGCGGTAACCGAGTGGGCGATCAGTTCGGTGCTAGTTCAGAAGCAGGACCAGACGTAGAAGCCGATATACTTTGTAAGAAAGGTCCTGCAAGGGCCAGAAGCGAGGTATCAGACTTTGGAGAAGGCAGCTCTGGTCGTGGTGTTCTCGACCAGGAGGCTCTGTCATTACTTCCAaagcttcacggtggtggtaatgacggACCTTCCTATTCAGAAAGTGTTGCAAAAGCCAGACGTGGCAAGAAGGATGGTTCGTTGGGCGATGGAAGTTGTCTGAGTTTGACATCTG GATCCTCGAATCAGCAGGGAAGTGGAGTTGGCGTAGTCCTGGAGGGGCCAAACGGGTTGTTGATCGAACAAGCcctgaggttcgccttcaaggcaagtaataaccaggcagagtatgaggccGTGATAgctggaatgctcttggccaaagagatggACGCGCGGAGTCTGTTGGCGAAGAGTGACTCGCAGTTGGTCATGGGGTTGGTAACCGTGGAGTACCAAGCCAAAGATCCACAGATGGCTGCGTACTTAAGTTATGTTCAAGTGCTGAAGGGGGCGTTCGTGGCATTTGAGTTGGTGCACGTCCCaagggagcaaaatgccagtGCTGACCTTCTCGCCAAGTTGGCCAGCTCGGGCAAGGaggaaggcagaggacggtcATACAAGAGATCCTCAAAATGCCATGAACGTTTGTGGCAGATAACAGGGTGA